One genomic region from Deltaproteobacteria bacterium encodes:
- a CDS encoding DUF4336 domain-containing protein translates to MCQNPRTSSRDVVDRKGDNGVSVLHCQGKDTMMKGRNPQKIQELAPDLWTVYQPLRFLGLELGACMTIIRLPGSQLVLHSPIARSHEIAEQVEQLGSPAFLIAPNRFHHLYVSDWREAYPTTRLYVAPGLEKKRPDLAITGVLGEKPIPGWSEVMDHALLAGAPAVNEVVFFHKPSKTLIASDLAFNIDAGSPMLTRLAFRLMGAYGCLSTTLLERVMIRDRAAFRDSLARILRWPIARVIVAHGSVVEREGRAALERAYSWLLR, encoded by the coding sequence ATGTGCCAGAACCCGAGGACATCCTCGCGCGACGTGGTCGACCGAAAGGGCGATAATGGAGTTTCTGTTTTGCATTGCCAAGGAAAAGACACGATGATGAAAGGCCGAAACCCGCAGAAGATCCAAGAACTCGCTCCTGACCTATGGACTGTGTACCAGCCGTTACGGTTCCTTGGGCTCGAACTCGGTGCTTGTATGACGATCATCCGTCTTCCGGGATCACAACTTGTCCTCCATTCTCCCATCGCTCGATCACACGAAATCGCGGAGCAGGTTGAACAACTTGGTTCTCCGGCGTTCCTCATTGCGCCGAACCGCTTTCACCATCTCTATGTATCAGACTGGCGCGAAGCTTACCCAACCACGCGCCTCTATGTCGCTCCTGGACTAGAGAAGAAACGTCCTGATCTCGCGATCACCGGGGTATTGGGCGAGAAGCCCATTCCAGGCTGGTCCGAGGTCATGGATCATGCCTTGCTTGCCGGAGCACCCGCCGTCAATGAAGTTGTTTTCTTCCACAAGCCGAGTAAAACGCTTATCGCGAGTGACCTCGCGTTTAACATCGACGCTGGCAGTCCAATGCTCACGCGGCTCGCATTCCGTCTCATGGGTGCCTATGGTTGTCTGAGCACCACGTTACTTGAACGCGTGATGATTCGCGATCGCGCGGCGTTCAGGGACTCACTGGCGCGGATTTTACGCTGGCCCATCGCACGAGTGATCGTTGCGCATGGTTCGGTGGTGGAACGCGAAGGTCGCGCTGCTCTTGAGCGTGCCTATTCGTGGTTGCTCCGCTAA